The Canis aureus isolate CA01 chromosome 24, VMU_Caureus_v.1.0, whole genome shotgun sequence genome includes a window with the following:
- the MAB21L1 gene encoding putative nucleotidyltransferase MAB21L1, with amino-acid sequence MIAAQAKLVYHLNKYYNEKCQARKAAIAKTIREVCKVVSDVLKEVEVQEPRFISSLNEMDNRYEGLEVISPTEFEVVLYLNQMGVFNFVDDGSLPGCAVLKLSDGRKRSMSLWVEFITASGYLSARKIRSRFQTLVAQAVDKCSYRDVVKMVADTSEVKLRIRDRYVVQITPAFKCTGIWPRSAAHWPLPHIPWPGPNRVAEVKAEGFNLLSKECHSLAGKQSSAESDAWVLQFAEAENRLQMGGCRKKCLSILKTLRDRHLELPGQPLNNYHMKTLVSYECEKHPRESDWDESCLGDRLNGILLQLISCLQCRRCPHYFLPNLDLFQGKPHSALENAAKQTWRLAREILTNPKSLEKL; translated from the coding sequence ATGATCGCGGCCCAGGCCAAGCTGGTGTACCATCTGAATAAATACTACAATGAAAAATGCCAAGCCAGGAAAGCTGCCATTGCGAAAACTATCCGGGAAGTCTGCAAAGTAGTTTCCGACGTGCTTAAAGAAGTGGAAGTGCAGGAGCCCCGGTTCATCAGCTCCCTCAACGAGATGGACAATCGCTACGAGGGCCTCGAGGTCATCTCCCCCACCGAATTTGAGGTGGTGCTTTACCTGAACCAAATGGGGGTGTTCAACTTTGTGGACGACGGCTCGCTGCCCGGCTGTGCCGTGCTGAAGCTGAGCGACGGGCGCAAGAGGAGCATGTCCCTCTGGGTGGAATTCATTACCGCCTCCGGCTACCTCTCGGCGCGCAAAATCCGGTCCAGGTTTCAGACGCTGGTGGCTCAAGCCGTAGACAAATGTAGCTACAGGGATGTGGTAAAGATGGTGGCGGACACCAGCGAAGTGAAACTGCGAATCCGAGATAGGTACGTGGTGCAGATCACCCCGGCTTTTAAATGTACGGGGATCTGGCCGAGGAGTGCTGCCCACTGGCCTCTCCCCCACATCCCCTGGCCGGGACCCAACCGGGTGGCAGAGGTCAAGGCAGAAGGGTTCAATCTCTTGTCCAAGGAGTGCCACTCCCTAGCCGGCAAACAGAGCTCGGCCGAGAGCGACGCCTGGGTGCTGCAGTTCGCCGAGGCAGAGAACAGACTGCAGATGGGGGGCTGCCGGAAGAAATGCCTCTCCATCCTCAAAACCTTAAGGGATCGCCACCTTGAACTGCCAGGCCAGCCCCTGAACAATTACCACATGAAGACTCTGGTTTCCTACGAGTGTGAAAAGCACCCCCGGGAGTCGGACTGGGACGAGTCTTGCCTGGGTGATCGGCTTAACGGGATTTTGCTGCAACTTATCTCCTGCCTGCAGTGCCGGCGGTGTCCTCACTACTTCCTACCGAACCTAGATCTGTTTCAAGGCAAACCTCATTCGGCTCTGGAGAATGCTGCCAAACAAACGTGGCGACTGGCAAGAGAGATCCTGACCAACCCGAAAAGTTTGGAAAAACTTTAG